A single region of the Lacerta agilis isolate rLacAgi1 chromosome 9, rLacAgi1.pri, whole genome shotgun sequence genome encodes:
- the UBE2Q2 gene encoding ubiquitin-conjugating enzyme E2 Q2 isoform X1, giving the protein MLDQPLPTGQNGTTEEVTSEEEEEEDMGEDIDLDHYDMKEEEPVDGKKTEDDGIEKENLAILEKIRKSQRQDHLNGAVSGSVQASDRLMKELRDIYRSQSYKSGIYSVELVNDSLYDWHVKLLRVDPDSPLHSDLQVLKEKEGVEYILLNFSFKDNFPFDPPFVRVVSPVLTGGYVLGGGALCMELLTKQGWSSAYSTESVIMQINATLVKGKARVQFGANKNQYNLARAQQSYKSLVQLHEKNGWFTPPKEDG; this is encoded by the exons ATGTTAGATCAACCATTGCCGACCGGCCAG AATGGAACAACGGAAGAGGTTAcatcagaagaagaggaggaggaagatatgGGTGAA GATATTGATCTCGATCATTATGATATGAAGGAGGAAGAACCTGTTGATGGAAAGAAAACAGAGGATGATGGCATTGAGAAAGAGAACCTGGCAATCCTAGAAAAAATCCGAAAGAGTCAAAGGCAAGACCACCTAAAT GGTGCAGTCTCTGGGTCTGTCCAGGCTTCAGATCGACTTATGAAAGAACTCAGGGATATATATAGGTCGCAGAGTTACAAGTCAG GGATTTATTCCGTGGAGCTTGTAAATGACAGCCTATATGACTGGCATGTAAAACTTCTAAG GGTTGATCCTGACAGCCCATTGCATAGTGATCTTcaagtcttaaaagaaaaagaaggtgtaGAATATATTTTGCTCAACTTCTCTTTTAAG GATAACTTTCCCTTTGATCCTCCATTTGTGAGAGTGGTCTCTCCTGTGCTCACTGGCGG GTATGTTCTCGGTGGAGGTGCATTATGCATGGAGCTTCTTACTAAACAG GGTTGGAGTAGTGCCTATTCTACAGAATCTGTCATCATGCAGATCAATGCCACATTAGTCAAAGGAAAAGCCAGAGTACAGTTTGGAGCAAATAAG AACCAATATAACCTAGCAAGAGCGCAGCAATCCTATAAATCTCTAGTACAGTTACATGAGAAAAATG GCTGGTTTACGCCTCCTAAAGAAGATGGTTAA
- the FBXO22 gene encoding F-box only protein 22 produces the protein MPMSLPAPAPLPLVARLPARPGVAMEPDPKGCYVLSNLAEVVERILSFLPTKALLRAACVCRLWRECSRRILRTQQSVAWVSAVEPGPSSSHALVQVLAEELEKVQVLPQTVLYIADAETFSEHEECHGHRQKKARRRNSKETATALEKLLPRRCQVLGLVTPGVVVTPMGSRSNRPLEVEDGEAGFAILFPKIDGVKIQTFHFCKDLKTRVLDESQFAEAGLKNNPDLRVVLLFGYNTWKSGGTRFLHQIVNRLNEKSIVLAGGHVESFTSLTAENNTQAADSCGVVGLAFSGPQIQSATVLLDQDVIDERTAEAAVQRLKATNIPEHNSLGFMFACVGRGYQHYKTKQNLEADAFRKFFPNIPLFGFFGHGEIGCDRIVTGNFILREYNDTKDDLLHGYTTVMTIIHLGSAKANQA, from the exons ATGCCGATGTCGCTTCCGGCTCCCGCTCCACTTCCGCTGGTTGCTCGGCTACCGGCGCGGCCTGGCGTTGCTATGGAGCCCGATCCTAAAGGGTGCTACGTGCTGAGCAACCTCGCGGAGGTGGTGGAGAGGATCCTGAGCTTCCTGCCGACGAAGGCGCTCCTGCGCGCGGCCTG tgTGTGCCGGTTATGGAGAGAGTGTTCCCGCAGAATCCTGAGAACCCAGCAGAGTGTTGCCTGGGTCTCCGCAGTGGAACCAGGGCCATCAAGCAGTCATGCTCTGGTTCAGGTGTTAGCAGAGGAGCTTGAG AAGGTTCAGGTGCTGCCCCAGACAGTGTTGTATATAGCAGATGCAGAGACTTTCAGTGAACACGAAGAGTGTCACGGCCACAGGCAGAAGAAAG CACGAAGAAGAAATAGCAAAGAAACAGCCACTGCCTTAGAAAAACTATTGCCCAGACGATGCCAAGTCCTTGGTCTAGTGACACCTGGAGTTGTAG TTACTCCAATGGGGTCTCGCAGCAATCGGCCTCTGGAAGTTGAAGATGGTGAAGCTGGCTTTGCAATATTGTTCCCCAAGATTGATGGGGTGAAGATTCAGACCTTCCACTTTTGTAAAGACTTGAAGACCAGGGTCCTTGATGAAAGCCAATTTGCTGAAGCAG GCCTGAAGAATAACCCTGATCTCAGAGTGGTTCTTTTGTTTGGGTACAACACATGGAAGTCAGGAGGAACCCGATTTCTACACCAAATAGTCAATCGCTTGAATGAAAAAAGCATCGTCTTGGCTGGGGGACATGTGGAGAGCTTTACATCTCTAACTGCTGAGAA TAACACTCAAGCTGCTGATTCTTGTGGTGTTGTTGGCTTGGCTTTCAGTGGACCCCAGATCCAGAGTGCTACTGTCCTGTTAGATCAGGATGTAATTGATGAGaggacagcagaagcagcagtgcaGCGCCTCAAAGCCACAAACATTCCTGAACACAATAGCCTTGGTTTTATGTTCGCATGTGTTGGCAGGGGATATCAACATTATAAAACCAAACAGAATCTTGAGGCTGATGCTTTTAGGAAGTTCTTTCCTAACATTCCCCTCTTTGGCTTTTTTGGACATGGGGAGATAGGATGTGATCGAATTGTGACCGGGAATTTTATACTCCGAGAGTATAATGACACAAAGGATGACTTGCTCCATGGTTACACCACTGTAATGACTATTATCCACCTGGGTTCAGCCAAAGCAAATCAAGCTTAA